AGAAATACCGGGTAACGATTCTATATACAGCACCTACCGCGATCAGGACATTTATGAAGTGGGGATCGGAGTGGCCGCAAAGGCATGACCTTTCTACTCTTCGTTTGTTAGGGACAGTTGGGGAACCCATCAATCCGGAGGCGTGGATGTGGTATCGAAAGTTTATTGGCGGTGAAAGGTGTCCCATCGTGGATACCTGGTGGCAGACGGAGACAGGGATGATCATGATCAGCCCTCTCCCGGGCCTTACAGAGACCAAACCTGGTTCAGCCACTGTTGCTTTCCCCGGAGTTGAGGCTCAGGTGGTGGATGAAAACTGTCAGCCGGTGTCGATGGGTAGCGGCGGTTACCTGGTGTTAAAATCCCCCTGGCCGGCCATGCTCCGTACGGTCTACGGAGATGATAAAAGGTATGTAGACCAGTATTGGAGCAGGTGGGAGAATATATACTTCACCGGGGACGGCGCCAAATGGGACCAGGACGGCTATTTCTGGATTCTGGGGCGGGTAGATGACGTCATCAATGTGTCGGGCCACCGGATTGGCACAATGGAGGTGGAGAGCGCCCTGGTCAGCCACCCCTATGTGGCCGAGGCGGCGGTAATTGGCAGGACCCATGAAATTAAAGGCCAGGCTATTGCCGCTTTTGTTACCCTTAAAGAAGGTATCCCGGCCAATACGGAACTGAGGCCAGAACTGAAAGAGCATGTATCAAAAAAGATCGGCAGTATGGCCAGACCTGAAGACCTCTTTTTCATGGCGGAATTGCCCAAGACCAGGAGCGGCAAAATTATGCGCCGGCTATTGCGGGATATTGCGGAGGGCCGCGCCCTTGGGGATACCACAACCCTGGCGGATCCAAATGTAGTCAAGTCGCTGATGGAGACGACTGAAGCCTCATAAGGCACCTCCTCACCCAACCGATCCATATCGCGGTAAAAGGGCGGCAAAAATGCCGTCCTTTTGCTAAAATATGTTTATGTGTCTTATCGCCGCTTTACCCTTGCCGGAGGCGCCTCTTTGGGTGTATAATTTGGCAAAAGATATAACGAGGCTAACGAGGCGGCGGGCCATAATCCCCGCCTCGTTAAGTGGGTTTTCAAGGGGAAGGAGCGGATCTTTTTGTCCCACCCCGCAGCTAAAGTATTGGATGATAAACTGGTTGGTCTTTGCTATGCACTTGCCGCTTTTGTTGCCTGGGGAATACTTCCTCTTTACTGGAAGGCGCTGGAGGTGGTTCCAGCCCAAGAGATACTTGCGCATCGGATATTTTGGTCCTTTGTATTTGTGGCAGGTATTATTTATTCCTTAAAAAGCTGGAGCAGCCTGGCAGGGTTGATCAAAGATGGCAAAAGCCTGGCCATGATTGCCTTTTGTGCTCTACTGATCAGTGTCAACTGGTTTGTCTATATCTGGGCAGTTAATTCTGACCGGGTTGTCGAGGCAAGTATGGGCTATTATATAACCCCATTAATTACAGTGTTTTTTGGCATCACACTATTAAAGGAAAGATTAGATTTATATCAATTAACAGCCTTTATTCTGGCTGTCGCCGGTGTTGCCGTTATTACTCTTCATTTTGGCAGAATTCCCTGGATTGCCCTGGTCTTGGCCGTCACTTTCGCTGTTTATAGTTTGCTTAAGAAGCTCTTAAAGGTGGATTCTGTTTCGGGCCTGGCTTTGGAAACAGCGTTTATTACACCACTTGCTTTGGCTTTTATTATATTCAAACAATTTAGCGGAACCGGATCTTTGGGTACCCTTTCCCCCGCTATTTCTCTCTTTTTGGTGGCCTCCGGGATTGTCACCGCAACCCCCCTGTTGTGGTTTGCCAAAGCCGCCCAGAAAATTGAGCTTTCTACCTTAGGATTTCTACAATATATTGGACCCACTATCAGCTTGCTAATAGGCATCTTTTATTTCAAAGAAGAATTCTCTGCAATGCATTTCATCAGCTTTTGCCTGATCTGGGCAGGGGTAATCGTTTATTCCTGGTCTGCCATTGGCGGGATGAAAAAACTGCCCGCCTTCCTAAGGCAAGAATCTTCTCTCAAATCATAACTCCCGTCAGTATGGGGTTATTTATCTCTTCCGGACTCAGGCAAATTAACCAAGGCAAATTAAGAGGAATTGATTATGAAACAAGTTAGAATTCACCGTCATTGGCTGGTCCTGGCCAGCGTTAGCATGGGAACGGTATTGATGGTTACCAATGGTACTATTGTCGGCGTGGCCCTGCCGACAATGGCCTATGAGATGCAAACAGATCTGGCAGTTATCCAGTGGGTAGTTTTGGCGTACCTCTTGGCATTATCGGCTTTGTTGCCGATAACCGGAAGACTGTCTGATATGTTTGGGCGGAAGCTGATGTACTGCACCGGACTGATTATTGTGGTGATCGGGGCCATCGCCTGCGCTGTCGCGCCTAATTTGGGCTGGCTGATTGCCGCGAGGGTGCTCATGGCTCTAGGTGCCGCCATGCCAATGTCCAATGGCCAGGCTATCGTTACTTCAGTTTTTCCTGCTAAAGAAAGGGGCATGGCGTTAGGCATTACCGGTTCCATGGTCGCCATTGGAACCATGGCGGGTCCGGTGATTGGCGGCTTCTTAATCCAATGGGCAGGGTGGCCGGCAGTGTTTCTTGTCAACATCCCCCTTGGATTCGTTGCATTTGCCGCTGCCGCATGGTTATTGCCCAAGGACAACGGAGGATGCCGGCAGGAGTCATTTGATTTTGCCGGGGCAGGCCTCTTCATTGCCGCTACAGTCGCCCTCTTGCTGGCGGTTGCCATGGCCCCGGTTTGGGGAACAGGCCCCGCTACCTGGTTAGCGGCAATAACAGCGCTTGGCGCAATGCTTTTGTTCGTGGCCCGCGAAAGAAGAACCCAGTATCCCTTAATAGATCTGGATTTATTCAGAATCAGGCTGTTTTCCTTGAGTATTGGCGCAGCTTTTCTGTCTTTTGTGGCTATGTCTGCCACTGCAATTCTAACCCCCTTTTACCTCCAGGACATTCTGGGCTTTCCCCCCAGCAGTTTAGGCCTCCTGCTTTTGCCCTACCCTGTTGTTTTGTGTATTGTGGCACCTGTTAGCGGGTATTTTTCCGACAAGATCCCGGGGGTATTTTTGACCACGACAGGCCTTTTGATCAACGGGGCGGGACTCATATGGCTGGCATCAATTGACCCATCACAAGGGTTGTGGGTTATTTTGACCTGTATGAGTATTTTAGGTTTTGGCATGGGGCTTTTTCTGTCGCCCAACAATTCGGCCGTTATGGGTTCGGTGCCGGAACAAAGGCT
This window of the Syntrophomonadaceae bacterium genome carries:
- a CDS encoding MFS transporter; amino-acid sequence: MKQVRIHRHWLVLASVSMGTVLMVTNGTIVGVALPTMAYEMQTDLAVIQWVVLAYLLALSALLPITGRLSDMFGRKLMYCTGLIIVVIGAIACAVAPNLGWLIAARVLMALGAAMPMSNGQAIVTSVFPAKERGMALGITGSMVAIGTMAGPVIGGFLIQWAGWPAVFLVNIPLGFVAFAAAAWLLPKDNGGCRQESFDFAGAGLFIAATVALLLAVAMAPVWGTGPATWLAAITALGAMLLFVARERRTQYPLIDLDLFRIRLFSLSIGAAFLSFVAMSATAILTPFYLQDILGFPPSSLGLLLLPYPVVLCIVAPVSGYFSDKIPGVFLTTTGLLINGAGLIWLASIDPSQGLWVILTCMSILGFGMGLFLSPNNSAVMGSVPEQRLSVANGMNSLIRNLGMVIGTAVAVGVFTAARNDYLISATAAPVLAQTGAFLAGWQAALNLSAAAALTAAVVSLLRLKAVIPAAEGK
- the rarD gene encoding EamA family transporter RarD: MDDKLVGLCYALAAFVAWGILPLYWKALEVVPAQEILAHRIFWSFVFVAGIIYSLKSWSSLAGLIKDGKSLAMIAFCALLISVNWFVYIWAVNSDRVVEASMGYYITPLITVFFGITLLKERLDLYQLTAFILAVAGVAVITLHFGRIPWIALVLAVTFAVYSLLKKLLKVDSVSGLALETAFITPLALAFIIFKQFSGTGSLGTLSPAISLFLVASGIVTATPLLWFAKAAQKIELSTLGFLQYIGPTISLLIGIFYFKEEFSAMHFISFCLIWAGVIVYSWSAIGGMKKLPAFLRQESSLKS